The proteins below are encoded in one region of Aquisphaera giovannonii:
- a CDS encoding efflux RND transporter periplasmic adaptor subunit, with translation MNAEGSSVRDGDGNGEAAAPELSRWQKVRLVVKVVELRLRFVAIMAATGLTFAYWDTLRSYYEKHTRPPVEVADASAGHEFFCPMHPAVVQAEPGNCPICGMPLSKRKKGEKAALPEGVVSRVQLAPFRVIQAGIRTVEPEAVPLSESLTTVGTVSFDERRLARISSKLKGMSRVESLAVNFTGVSVKAGDVLAEVYSPELYQTVRELLLARERARELSSLGGGTGSTARALLGGGEDLARLAEEKLSLWGITKVQVDEILREGKASPRMRIVAPTGGVVVRKNVVEGQYVAEGDPLFEIADLSHVWILAQVFEGQVGLVRVGQPVEATVEAYPGEVFKGHVAFRDPALNPATRTMAVRYDLENADGRLQPGMFATVTLKTPAAESPAFRSRMAKAAARPSPGAAGHGDSAAELTVEQQEKCPVTRAKLGSMGDPIPVQLASRKVWVCCNSCTTKLKDHPDRFLARLESRPAGEVLSIPESAVIDTGDRKVVYVESEPGVFEGRPVVLGARNGDRYPVLEGLSVGDRVAAAGAFLIDAESRLTQGSSQAAAPAPDAAAAAQHAH, from the coding sequence ATGAACGCCGAGGGTTCGTCTGTCCGTGACGGCGACGGGAATGGCGAGGCTGCGGCCCCGGAATTGAGCCGGTGGCAGAAGGTCCGCCTGGTCGTCAAGGTGGTGGAGTTGCGGCTGCGGTTCGTGGCGATCATGGCCGCGACGGGGCTGACCTTCGCCTACTGGGACACGCTCCGGAGCTACTACGAGAAGCACACGCGGCCGCCGGTCGAGGTCGCCGACGCGTCGGCCGGACACGAATTCTTCTGCCCGATGCACCCGGCCGTCGTCCAGGCGGAGCCCGGGAACTGCCCCATCTGCGGCATGCCCCTCTCGAAACGGAAGAAAGGGGAGAAGGCCGCGCTGCCGGAGGGGGTGGTTTCCCGCGTCCAGCTCGCGCCGTTCCGGGTGATCCAGGCCGGCATCCGCACGGTCGAGCCGGAGGCCGTGCCCCTCTCGGAGAGCCTGACGACCGTGGGCACGGTGAGCTTCGACGAGCGGAGGCTCGCCCGGATCTCGTCGAAGCTGAAGGGCATGTCGCGGGTGGAGTCGCTCGCGGTCAACTTCACGGGGGTGTCGGTGAAGGCCGGCGACGTCCTCGCCGAGGTGTACAGCCCGGAGCTCTACCAGACCGTCCGCGAGCTGCTGCTGGCCCGGGAGCGGGCTCGCGAGCTTTCGAGCCTGGGGGGCGGCACGGGCTCGACGGCCCGCGCGCTCCTCGGCGGCGGCGAGGACCTCGCCCGCCTGGCCGAGGAGAAGCTCTCGCTCTGGGGCATCACGAAGGTGCAGGTCGACGAGATCCTCCGCGAGGGCAAGGCGAGCCCGCGGATGCGGATCGTCGCCCCGACCGGCGGCGTGGTCGTCCGCAAGAACGTGGTCGAGGGCCAGTACGTCGCGGAGGGGGATCCGCTGTTCGAGATCGCCGACCTGTCGCACGTCTGGATCCTCGCCCAGGTCTTCGAGGGCCAGGTCGGCCTCGTGAGGGTCGGCCAGCCGGTCGAGGCGACCGTCGAGGCGTACCCGGGCGAGGTCTTCAAGGGGCACGTCGCCTTCCGCGACCCGGCGCTCAACCCCGCCACCCGGACCATGGCCGTCCGCTACGACCTGGAGAACGCCGACGGACGGCTCCAACCCGGCATGTTCGCGACCGTGACCCTGAAGACCCCCGCGGCCGAGTCCCCCGCGTTCCGCAGCCGCATGGCCAAGGCCGCGGCCCGGCCGTCGCCCGGCGCCGCGGGTCACGGCGACTCGGCCGCCGAGCTGACGGTCGAGCAGCAGGAGAAATGCCCGGTCACCAGGGCGAAGCTCGGATCGATGGGCGACCCGATCCCCGTCCAGCTCGCCAGCCGGAAGGTCTGGGTCTGCTGCAACTCGTGCACGACGAAGCTGAAGGACCACCCCGACCGGTTCCTCGCCCGGCTCGAATCCCGGCCGGCGGGCGAGGTCCTCTCGATCCCGGAATCGGCCGTGATCGACACCGGCGACCGCAAGGTGGTCTACGTCGAGTCCGAGCCGGGCGTCTTCGAAGGGCGGCCGGTCGTCCTCGGCGCCCGCAACGGCGACCGCTACCCGGTCCTCGAGGGGCTCTCCGTCGGCGACCGCGTCGCCGCCGCCGGCGCCTTCCTGATCGACGCCGAATCCCGGCTCACGCAGGGCTCCTCGCAGGCGGCGGCCCCCGCGCCGGACGCCGCGGCCGCGGCGCAGCACGCACACTGA
- a CDS encoding efflux RND transporter permease subunit, with protein MIERVIEWSIRNRYLVILAALALGGLGARAMMTMPVDAIPDLSENQVIVFTDWMGRSPQEIEDQVTYPLSVNLQGLAGVKVVRSSSEFNFSMITIIFDEATDYYFARQRVLEKLSIATTFLPPGVTPYLAPDATAVGQIFWYTVEGDGRDLAELRSVQDWFVRYQLGSVPGVAEVASVGGAPKEYQIDLDPNKLRAYDVSLGEIYSAVARSNSSVGGRVIHQGNAEYLIRSVGWIEGVEDIRDTVVARRENGTPISVGQLGAVQVGPAFRRSALEKDGREVVGGVALMRYGENPLEVTRRIKDKISSIQAGLPAGVRIVPFYDRTPLIHRAIETVSGTVREELLVCSVAILVVMGHLGGAFVVSLTLPMAILFSFLLMRLAGVSSNIMSLAGIAISVGILIDQAVVMAENAAHHLTRRFGREKVRGDTTEIIVAACRTVGRPIFFSVLITILSFLPVFALSGREGKLFHPLAYTKTFALVGVAILSITLVPALIPIFLRGRIRSEDENPLVRTMIEIFKPMLSWLMDRPMLVCWSFAVIVGLGYVASTHLGNEFMPALDEGSILEMPTTVPRVSLTQAADDLRVRDALLRGFPEVWQVVGKAGRADTPTDPSGLDMIETVINLRDRPLWPRRMLRLEDAAAQAGVVLTALESGGLVPPAPADRRQGLIDEAVMGILTKLDGALRDLAALRLAEFRPELGRALVGDAIDELLRRVDPRAVRRTPDAPARAAIAEALAPSYADRLATEPLRDDVSGLIKEASGRLVELGLLEARPDLLSPAPGAWERARDAAWQLLGEPPASLDDRITDRVAEAHARRLRERVGRLNWELFDRGVDIINRAAVEELTRLAGDPKSDAGGRADRLRTLQDELRKPLSDRLILWPKTKNDLVSEMDSAVQMPGWGNIFTQPIMARIEMLSTGVRSQVAVKIFGDDLGKIQAVSQEVAAVLRTVPGAANVVPDQIVGKGYVEIRIDRKKAARYGVSVGDIQDVVEVAMGGKPLTMTVEKRERYPVRVRYARAFRDDVEALKRILVAGGSGMAAQAGGTGGGSGGMGMGGSGGSSSPAAAAPAVPMQVPLASVADVRVVEGPSMIKSENGRLRAYVQLAVRGRDETGFVEEARRVVERKVALPAGMYVEWSGQFEHQVRARQTLRIVFPAVIAVIVFILYLTYRSVVDTLLMMTSVLGALAGGAIFQWLFGFHFSVAVWVGYIACFGMAVETGVVMLVYLREAIDERGGLARIDSVAELKRAVLEGAVHRLRPKLLTEGAAIISIAPMLWATGVGAEVIRPMAAPVLGGLLIADEVIDVFLPVLYFAVQKRRWNRLNGISLFRPAVIHEAQDGSGVITSIPAGS; from the coding sequence ATGATCGAGCGCGTCATCGAGTGGTCCATCCGGAACCGCTACCTGGTCATCCTGGCGGCCCTGGCGCTCGGTGGCCTGGGCGCGAGGGCGATGATGACGATGCCGGTGGACGCGATCCCGGACCTGTCGGAGAACCAGGTCATCGTCTTCACCGACTGGATGGGCCGCAGCCCCCAGGAGATCGAGGACCAGGTCACGTATCCGCTCTCGGTGAACCTCCAGGGGCTGGCCGGGGTGAAGGTCGTGCGGTCGTCGAGCGAGTTCAACTTCTCGATGATCACGATCATCTTCGACGAGGCGACGGACTACTACTTCGCCCGCCAGAGGGTCCTCGAGAAGCTCTCCATCGCCACCACGTTCCTGCCCCCCGGCGTGACGCCCTACCTGGCGCCCGACGCCACCGCCGTCGGGCAGATCTTCTGGTACACCGTGGAGGGCGACGGCCGCGACCTCGCCGAGCTGCGGTCGGTCCAGGACTGGTTCGTCCGCTACCAGCTGGGCAGCGTCCCGGGCGTGGCCGAGGTCGCCTCCGTCGGCGGCGCCCCGAAGGAGTATCAGATCGACCTCGACCCGAACAAGCTCCGGGCCTACGACGTCAGCCTGGGCGAGATCTATTCGGCCGTCGCCCGGTCCAATTCCTCCGTCGGCGGCCGGGTCATCCACCAGGGGAATGCCGAGTACCTGATCCGCTCGGTCGGCTGGATCGAGGGCGTCGAGGACATCCGCGACACGGTCGTCGCCCGGAGGGAGAACGGCACGCCGATCTCCGTCGGCCAGCTCGGGGCCGTGCAGGTCGGCCCGGCCTTCCGCCGCAGCGCCCTGGAGAAGGACGGCCGGGAGGTCGTCGGCGGCGTCGCCCTGATGCGATACGGCGAGAACCCGCTGGAGGTCACGCGACGGATCAAGGACAAGATCTCCTCGATCCAGGCCGGGCTGCCGGCGGGCGTCCGGATCGTCCCTTTCTACGACCGGACGCCGCTGATCCACCGGGCGATCGAGACCGTGAGCGGCACCGTCCGGGAGGAGCTCCTCGTCTGCTCGGTGGCGATCCTCGTGGTCATGGGGCATCTCGGCGGCGCGTTCGTCGTCTCGCTCACGCTGCCGATGGCGATCCTCTTCAGCTTCCTCCTGATGCGGCTGGCCGGCGTCTCGTCCAACATCATGAGCCTGGCCGGGATCGCCATCAGCGTCGGGATCCTGATCGACCAGGCCGTGGTCATGGCGGAGAACGCCGCGCATCACCTGACGCGGCGGTTCGGCCGGGAGAAGGTCCGGGGCGACACCACGGAGATCATCGTCGCCGCCTGCCGCACCGTCGGGCGGCCGATCTTCTTCTCCGTGCTGATCACGATCCTCTCGTTCCTGCCGGTCTTCGCGCTGTCGGGCCGCGAGGGGAAGCTCTTCCACCCGCTCGCCTACACCAAGACCTTCGCCCTCGTCGGCGTGGCGATCCTCTCCATCACGCTCGTGCCGGCCCTGATCCCGATCTTCCTCCGCGGCCGGATCCGCTCCGAGGACGAGAACCCGCTCGTGCGGACGATGATCGAGATCTTCAAGCCGATGCTCTCCTGGCTGATGGACCGGCCGATGCTCGTCTGCTGGTCGTTCGCCGTGATCGTCGGCCTCGGCTACGTGGCCTCGACGCACCTGGGCAACGAGTTCATGCCGGCGCTCGACGAGGGCTCGATCCTGGAGATGCCGACGACCGTGCCGCGGGTCTCGCTGACCCAGGCGGCCGACGACCTCCGGGTGCGCGACGCCCTGCTCCGCGGCTTCCCGGAGGTCTGGCAGGTCGTCGGCAAGGCCGGACGGGCGGACACGCCGACCGACCCCTCCGGGCTGGACATGATCGAGACGGTCATCAACCTCCGCGACCGCCCCCTCTGGCCCAGGCGGATGCTCCGGCTCGAGGACGCGGCCGCCCAGGCCGGCGTCGTCCTCACCGCCCTGGAGTCGGGGGGCCTGGTCCCGCCCGCCCCCGCCGACCGCCGCCAGGGGCTGATCGACGAGGCCGTCATGGGGATCCTCACGAAGCTCGACGGGGCCCTCCGCGACCTGGCCGCGCTCCGGCTGGCGGAATTCCGGCCCGAGCTGGGACGCGCCCTCGTCGGCGACGCGATCGACGAGCTGCTCCGCCGTGTCGACCCGAGGGCGGTGAGGCGGACGCCGGACGCCCCGGCGCGGGCGGCGATCGCCGAGGCCCTGGCCCCGTCATACGCCGATCGCCTCGCCACCGAGCCGCTCCGCGACGACGTTTCCGGGCTCATCAAGGAGGCCTCGGGCCGGCTCGTCGAGCTCGGTCTCCTGGAGGCGCGGCCGGACCTGCTGAGCCCCGCTCCGGGCGCGTGGGAGCGGGCCCGCGACGCCGCCTGGCAATTGCTGGGCGAGCCCCCCGCGAGCCTGGACGACCGCATCACCGACCGCGTCGCCGAGGCGCACGCCCGGCGGCTCCGGGAGCGGGTCGGGCGGCTCAACTGGGAGCTCTTCGATCGCGGCGTGGACATCATCAACCGCGCGGCCGTCGAGGAGCTCACGCGGCTGGCGGGCGATCCGAAGTCGGACGCCGGGGGCCGGGCGGACCGGCTCCGGACCCTCCAGGACGAGCTCCGCAAGCCGCTGTCCGACCGCCTGATCCTGTGGCCGAAGACCAAGAACGACCTGGTCTCGGAGATGGACTCCGCCGTCCAGATGCCGGGGTGGGGCAACATCTTCACGCAGCCGATCATGGCTCGGATCGAGATGCTCTCCACCGGCGTCCGCTCGCAGGTCGCGGTCAAGATCTTCGGCGACGACCTGGGCAAGATCCAGGCGGTCAGCCAGGAGGTCGCGGCCGTCCTGCGCACGGTGCCCGGCGCCGCGAACGTCGTGCCCGACCAGATCGTCGGCAAGGGCTACGTGGAGATCCGGATCGACCGCAAGAAGGCCGCCCGCTACGGGGTCTCCGTGGGGGACATCCAGGACGTCGTCGAGGTGGCGATGGGCGGCAAGCCCCTGACGATGACCGTCGAGAAGCGGGAGCGCTATCCCGTCCGCGTGCGGTACGCCCGGGCCTTCCGCGACGACGTCGAGGCCCTGAAGCGGATCCTGGTCGCCGGGGGCTCCGGCATGGCGGCGCAGGCCGGCGGCACGGGCGGCGGATCCGGCGGCATGGGCATGGGCGGTTCGGGGGGCTCGTCGAGCCCCGCGGCGGCCGCGCCCGCCGTGCCGATGCAGGTGCCGCTGGCCTCGGTGGCCGACGTCAGGGTCGTCGAGGGCCCGTCGATGATCAAGAGCGAGAACGGACGCCTTCGCGCCTACGTCCAGCTCGCGGTCCGCGGCCGCGACGAGACGGGCTTCGTCGAGGAGGCTCGCCGGGTGGTCGAGCGGAAGGTCGCCCTGCCGGCCGGGATGTACGTCGAATGGTCGGGCCAGTTCGAGCACCAGGTCCGGGCGCGGCAGACCCTGCGGATCGTCTTCCCCGCGGTGATCGCCGTGATCGTCTTCATCCTCTACCTGACCTACCGGAGCGTCGTGGACACGCTGCTGATGATGACGAGCGTGCTCGGGGCGCTCGCGGGCGGGGCCATCTTCCAATGGCTCTTCGGGTTCCACTTCAGCGTCGCGGTCTGGGTGGGGTACATCGCCTGCTTCGGCATGGCGGTGGAGACCGGCGTCGTGATGCTCGTCTACCTCCGCGAGGCGATCGACGAGCGCGGCGGGCTGGCGCGGATCGACTCCGTCGCCGAGCTCAAGCGGGCGGTGCTCGAGGGCGCCGTCCACCGGCTGCGGCCCAAGCTCCTCACCGAGGGGGCGGCGATCATCTCGATCGCCCCAATGCTCTGGGCGACGGGCGTCGGCGCCGAGGTTATCCGCCCGATGGCCGCGCCGGTCCTCGGCGGCCTGCTGATCGCCGACGAGGTCATCGACGTCTTCCTCCCAGTCCTCTACTTCGCCGTGCAGAAGCGGCGGTGGAACCGGCTGAACGGCATCAGCCTCTTCCGACCCGCTGTAATTCATGAGGCTCAAGATGGGTCCGGGGTGATTACATCGATCCCTGCGGGCAGCTAA